One genomic window of Caballeronia sp. SBC1 includes the following:
- a CDS encoding (2Fe-2S)-binding protein: MSVSASATPLSGPLTLTVNGSTRTVDVTRDTPLLYVLRNDFELNGPKYGCGLGQCGACTVLLDGGPARSCVVPVAAAIGRETLTLEGLGTLDALHPIQRAFIDEQAAQCGYCLNGMIMSTKALLDRNPTPDDDDIRDALRFNLCRCGTHIEIMKAVHRAAEYLKREQKR, from the coding sequence ATGAGCGTGTCTGCTTCCGCCACACCGCTTTCCGGACCGTTGACGCTGACCGTCAACGGGAGCACTCGCACGGTCGACGTAACCCGCGACACACCCTTGCTATATGTGCTGCGCAATGACTTCGAACTGAACGGGCCGAAGTACGGTTGTGGTCTTGGCCAGTGCGGTGCGTGCACGGTGCTGCTGGATGGCGGTCCCGCGCGGTCATGCGTCGTGCCGGTCGCGGCAGCTATTGGACGCGAGACGCTCACGCTCGAAGGGCTTGGAACGCTGGATGCGCTGCATCCGATCCAGCGGGCTTTTATCGACGAACAAGCGGCGCAATGCGGCTACTGTCTTAACGGCATGATCATGAGCACGAAGGCGTTGCTCGACCGCAATCCTACGCCCGATGACGACGATATCCGTGACGCGCTGCGCTTCAACTTGTGCCGTTGCGGCACGCACATTGAAATCATGAAGGCCGTGCATCGCGCGGCCGAGTATCTGAAACGCGAACAAAAACGCTGA
- a CDS encoding cytochrome c, whose amino-acid sequence MDAVHEGSSGGPVLMPESTLHACVLGGADAALLASAQQLSVEAGVCWVVAGNVAAFVAERFELARDAACRLVLSTRAQHAGNPHSLPVQHSGLQQEALYVWPIPADRLVPCEAIACDDAGSIAVWSSVPETADLRAKLAAITGLAPERFALHSLDAHDGRADPLIATHAALAAVVLMAETGRTMCVGGYMAVSQVREAEVCVAASLDGEGALLDWRYTARTPGLTGGEAIAQDPGPYSSSRASSLVDDPAALIPGSAHTFARESFVDEIARDHHRDPVSFRLDHLDPVEYGGARELIDTVTQRAAWNTDKPDRKTRLADGEVAHGRGFAFDEHDAASADNPTPDYSAWIVDLDVNRLTGDVALKRVVAGRASGRRRIGRLNGVPARQIAAAASRALGLQLIARPSHDETPGAQAVSHELAPASAASGEVATQSAAGDRLEIDVSPAAAAIANALYDATGVRFRAPPFTPERVLAALGGIPGSGRPKGTIGNAPWRAKRSLWASLAAGGLVGSLIGLACTLWPLRAPIEPIARPAASTWSDATIARGRQIAEFGDCAVCHTAPGGAVNAGGLGLETPFGMVYTTNLTPDAKTGIGNWSFAAFDRAMRQGISRDGHHLYPAFPYTAFTKMSEADMTALYGYLMSQPAVENSPPVTRLPFPLNQRALVAGWNALYLKQGEFKPDPTRSALWNRGAYLVDGAGHCSACHSPRNAFGAEKGGRLYLTGGSAEGWVAPSLVANSKAPVRWTEQALYDYLKTGFSHEHGVAAGPMAPVVASLSTLPEEDVRAMAHYVASLSPQPAAVPAPVPQPIHDLATSAVTLQGLDSGRRIFEGACAVCHAATGGVGNFGVRPLLALNTSVSEGTPDNLLNVIQNGIDAPATDALGYMPGFKDSFDDRQIADLVSYIRATFAPNEAPWKDVAQASARIRKHVH is encoded by the coding sequence ATGGACGCCGTGCACGAAGGAAGTTCTGGCGGACCCGTGCTGATGCCCGAGTCGACGCTTCACGCGTGCGTGCTGGGGGGCGCCGACGCTGCGCTGCTCGCGTCTGCGCAACAGTTGAGCGTGGAAGCGGGCGTGTGCTGGGTGGTCGCGGGCAACGTGGCCGCGTTCGTGGCTGAGCGTTTCGAACTGGCACGCGACGCTGCTTGCCGGCTGGTGTTATCGACCCGTGCGCAGCATGCCGGCAATCCCCATTCTTTACCCGTGCAACACTCGGGCTTGCAGCAGGAAGCGCTCTACGTATGGCCGATTCCGGCGGACAGGTTGGTGCCGTGCGAGGCCATTGCGTGTGACGACGCCGGTAGTATCGCGGTCTGGAGCAGTGTTCCCGAGACTGCGGATCTACGCGCGAAACTTGCCGCTATCACGGGCCTGGCGCCCGAGCGCTTTGCGTTGCATTCGCTCGATGCACACGATGGCCGTGCCGATCCGCTGATCGCCACGCATGCCGCGCTTGCTGCGGTTGTCTTGATGGCGGAGACCGGCCGGACGATGTGCGTTGGCGGTTATATGGCGGTGTCTCAAGTCAGGGAGGCGGAAGTTTGCGTCGCCGCGTCGCTGGATGGCGAAGGTGCGCTGCTCGATTGGCGTTACACGGCGCGAACGCCGGGCTTAACAGGCGGCGAAGCGATCGCGCAAGATCCGGGTCCTTATTCTTCATCGCGTGCCTCGTCGCTTGTCGACGATCCCGCCGCGCTGATTCCTGGCTCGGCGCATACCTTCGCACGCGAGTCTTTCGTCGATGAAATCGCGCGCGATCATCATCGTGATCCGGTTTCGTTTCGTCTCGATCACCTCGATCCGGTGGAGTACGGCGGCGCGAGGGAACTGATCGACACAGTGACGCAGCGCGCAGCGTGGAACACCGATAAGCCGGATCGCAAGACGCGCCTCGCGGACGGCGAAGTCGCGCATGGCCGCGGTTTCGCGTTCGACGAACACGACGCGGCATCCGCCGATAACCCGACACCCGACTATTCGGCGTGGATCGTTGATCTCGATGTGAACCGCCTGACCGGTGATGTTGCGCTCAAGCGGGTGGTCGCGGGGCGTGCAAGCGGACGCCGCAGAATTGGCCGGTTGAATGGCGTTCCGGCCCGGCAGATCGCTGCTGCGGCTTCGCGCGCCCTGGGTCTGCAACTCATTGCGCGACCCTCACACGACGAGACCCCGGGCGCGCAAGCCGTATCGCATGAACTTGCTCCCGCATCGGCGGCATCGGGCGAAGTCGCTACGCAGAGCGCTGCCGGCGATCGTCTGGAAATCGATGTCTCTCCGGCCGCGGCGGCTATTGCCAATGCGCTTTACGATGCAACCGGCGTGCGTTTTCGAGCGCCGCCGTTCACGCCGGAGCGCGTGCTTGCGGCGCTTGGCGGAATCCCGGGTTCTGGGCGTCCCAAAGGCACGATCGGCAACGCACCATGGCGCGCAAAACGCTCGCTGTGGGCCTCGCTGGCTGCCGGTGGCTTGGTGGGCAGCCTGATCGGGCTGGCGTGCACGCTGTGGCCCTTGCGTGCCCCGATTGAACCGATCGCCCGGCCGGCTGCATCGACGTGGTCCGACGCCACCATCGCGCGCGGCCGCCAGATTGCCGAGTTCGGCGATTGCGCGGTCTGCCATACGGCGCCCGGCGGCGCGGTCAATGCCGGTGGCCTCGGCCTTGAAACGCCTTTTGGCATGGTCTACACGACCAACCTGACGCCCGATGCGAAGACGGGCATCGGCAACTGGTCGTTCGCCGCGTTCGACCGGGCGATGCGCCAGGGCATTTCACGCGACGGCCATCATCTATATCCCGCGTTTCCCTACACCGCGTTCACGAAGATGAGCGAAGCGGACATGACCGCGCTGTACGGGTATTTGATGTCGCAACCGGCGGTCGAAAATTCGCCGCCTGTCACGCGCTTGCCATTTCCGCTGAATCAGCGCGCGCTGGTCGCTGGATGGAACGCGCTCTATCTGAAGCAGGGCGAGTTCAAGCCCGACCCAACGCGCTCGGCGTTGTGGAATCGCGGCGCGTATCTCGTCGATGGCGCGGGACATTGCAGCGCGTGCCATTCGCCGCGCAATGCATTCGGGGCGGAGAAGGGCGGTCGCTTGTACCTGACAGGCGGCAGCGCCGAAGGCTGGGTAGCGCCGTCGCTCGTCGCCAATTCGAAGGCGCCGGTGCGCTGGACCGAGCAGGCGTTGTATGACTATCTGAAGACGGGTTTCTCGCACGAGCATGGCGTCGCGGCGGGCCCAATGGCGCCGGTTGTCGCGAGCTTGTCTACGCTGCCGGAAGAGGACGTGCGTGCGATGGCGCATTACGTGGCGTCGCTGTCGCCGCAGCCGGCTGCCGTTCCCGCTCCAGTTCCCCAGCCTATACACGATCTCGCCACAAGCGCCGTGACCCTGCAGGGACTCGACAGCGGTCGGCGGATCTTTGAAGGCGCATGCGCGGTCTGTCACGCGGCGACGGGCGGTGTTGGCAACTTCGGGGTGCGTCCGCTTCTCGCGCTGAACACCAGCGTGAGCGAAGGCACGCCGGACAACCTGCTGAACGTCATCCAGAATGGCATTGATGCTCCCGCAACCGATGCACTTGGTTACATGCCGGGCTTCAAGGATTCATTCGACGACCGTCAGATCGCTGATCTCGTGTCTTATATCCGCGCTACATTCGCACCGAATGAAGCGCCGTGGAAAGATGTGGCGCAGGCGTCGGCGCGAATCCGGAAACATGTGCACTAG
- a CDS encoding MarR family winged helix-turn-helix transcriptional regulator: MAPSKLPSGSSQAAQDAVSRYEVSEQIGHLLRKAYQRHLAIFSQTIDDPQLTAVQFAVLSASRRLGPSSMSDLGKATAIDAATVRGIIERLRARELIELQTNPDDRRKVTVQLTRAGESLVEEITPTALRISELTMGELNEAERVAVLYLLRKLSAPDVE; this comes from the coding sequence ATGGCGCCTTCAAAGCTTCCTTCCGGTTCATCGCAAGCTGCACAGGACGCCGTGTCCCGCTATGAGGTGTCGGAGCAGATCGGGCATCTACTTCGCAAGGCTTATCAGCGCCATCTTGCCATCTTCAGCCAGACCATCGACGACCCTCAACTGACCGCCGTGCAGTTTGCGGTATTGAGCGCCAGCCGAAGGCTCGGGCCGTCTTCAATGAGCGACCTGGGCAAGGCGACCGCGATCGATGCAGCCACGGTACGCGGCATAATTGAACGTCTGAGGGCACGTGAGCTGATCGAGTTGCAGACGAACCCCGACGACCGCAGAAAGGTGACGGTGCAACTGACGCGGGCGGGTGAAAGCCTGGTTGAGGAGATCACGCCAACCGCCTTGCGCATCAGCGAGCTGACCATGGGTGAGTTGAATGAAGCGGAACGCGTGGCCGTACTGTATTTGCTGCGCAAGCTAAGCGCACCTGATGTCGAGTAG
- a CDS encoding ABC transporter permease has product MLSNLAVQLINGLADACAMFLVASGLSLIFGVTRIVNFAHGSFYMLGVYVAYSIASRFGSTVAGFWLSMLAAALVVAVLGALVEVIVLRRIYQAPELFHLLATFALVLIFRDAALYIWGPEDLFGPRAPLLGGAVNLLGHALPTYDIALIVIGPVVLAILWFGLTKTRLGTLVRAATSDREMLGALGINQAWLFTGVFFIGAFLAGLGGALQVPRMSANLSLDIDTIGNAFVVVVVGGMGSIPGAFVAALLIAEIKALCIGIGDVTIGGVVFSLSKFTLVAEFVVMAIVLVVRPWGLLGRAQAAVRTMAAAETPLRPADTRLKIFAGLVLTVLVLAPLLSGVFPYMPVLLVEILIAVLFATSLHFIMGPGGMHSFGHAAYFGLGAYGAALFLKVLNLPMEAALVLGPLLAGVGAIVFGWFCVRLSGVYLAMLTLAFAQIVWSIVFQWDAVTGGSNGILNLWPSTWLSSTVAYYYVTLVFAVLGVWLLRRMLFSPLGYAMRASRDSTLRAEAIGIDVKRVQWVAFIIASLFCGLAGSLYAFSKGSISPEVISVGRSVDGLVMVLLGGLQTLTGPIVGAAVFTWLQDTVARQTDYWEALLGAAILVLVIAFPQGIVGFVRDKLGSRKNSDGSVASQPAKEAL; this is encoded by the coding sequence ATGCTTTCGAATCTGGCTGTGCAACTCATCAACGGACTAGCGGACGCCTGCGCCATGTTTCTTGTCGCGTCCGGTTTGTCTCTGATCTTCGGTGTGACGCGAATCGTCAACTTTGCGCACGGCTCGTTCTACATGCTTGGCGTGTATGTGGCCTACAGCATCGCCAGCCGCTTTGGTTCGACTGTCGCGGGGTTCTGGCTTTCGATGCTTGCAGCAGCGCTTGTAGTTGCCGTGCTTGGTGCGCTGGTCGAAGTGATCGTGCTCCGGCGCATTTATCAGGCGCCTGAGTTATTCCACCTGCTGGCGACGTTTGCGCTGGTGCTGATCTTTCGCGACGCTGCACTGTATATTTGGGGCCCGGAAGACCTGTTCGGGCCGCGCGCTCCGCTGCTGGGCGGCGCGGTCAATCTGCTCGGCCACGCACTGCCCACCTATGACATTGCATTGATCGTGATCGGTCCCGTGGTGCTGGCGATCCTTTGGTTCGGTCTGACTAAAACGCGCTTGGGCACGCTGGTGCGCGCCGCGACCAGTGACCGTGAAATGCTCGGTGCGCTTGGTATCAACCAGGCTTGGCTATTTACGGGTGTGTTTTTTATCGGCGCATTTCTAGCGGGGCTTGGCGGCGCGCTGCAGGTGCCGCGCATGTCGGCGAATCTGTCGCTTGATATCGATACGATCGGCAATGCGTTCGTCGTGGTGGTGGTCGGCGGAATGGGCTCGATTCCCGGCGCGTTCGTGGCCGCCTTGCTGATCGCGGAGATCAAGGCGCTATGCATTGGCATAGGCGACGTAACCATTGGCGGCGTGGTGTTTTCGTTGAGCAAGTTCACGCTGGTGGCCGAGTTCGTGGTGATGGCTATCGTGCTCGTCGTGCGGCCGTGGGGTCTGCTCGGTCGCGCCCAGGCCGCTGTTCGCACCATGGCCGCCGCCGAAACTCCACTGCGTCCCGCCGATACCCGGCTGAAAATTTTCGCTGGTCTCGTGCTCACGGTGCTTGTGCTCGCACCGCTGCTTTCAGGCGTGTTTCCGTACATGCCCGTGCTGCTGGTCGAGATCCTGATCGCGGTGTTGTTTGCAACGAGCCTGCATTTCATCATGGGTCCGGGCGGCATGCACTCGTTCGGTCATGCCGCGTATTTCGGCTTGGGCGCGTATGGTGCAGCGTTGTTCCTGAAGGTCCTGAACCTGCCGATGGAAGCCGCGCTCGTGCTCGGCCCGCTGCTTGCCGGCGTTGGGGCGATCGTGTTCGGATGGTTCTGCGTGCGCTTGTCGGGCGTTTATCTCGCGATGCTGACGCTGGCCTTCGCGCAGATCGTCTGGTCGATCGTGTTCCAGTGGGACGCGGTGACCGGCGGCAGCAACGGCATCCTCAACCTGTGGCCGTCGACCTGGCTCAGCTCGACGGTGGCGTATTACTACGTGACCTTGGTATTCGCGGTCCTGGGTGTCTGGCTCCTGCGGCGAATGTTGTTCTCACCGCTCGGTTATGCCATGCGCGCGTCGCGCGATTCAACCCTGCGTGCCGAAGCAATCGGTATCGATGTGAAGCGTGTGCAGTGGGTCGCTTTCATTATCGCGTCATTGTTCTGCGGCCTCGCGGGATCGCTGTATGCGTTCTCCAAGGGGTCGATCTCGCCGGAGGTGATCAGCGTTGGGCGCTCGGTCGATGGCCTCGTCATGGTGCTGCTGGGTGGCTTGCAGACGCTCACCGGCCCGATTGTCGGCGCGGCGGTGTTCACCTGGCTTCAAGATACGGTCGCGCGTCAGACGGACTACTGGGAGGCCCTGCTGGGCGCGGCAATCCTCGTGCTGGTGATCGCGTTCCCGCAGGGGATCGTGGGGTTCGTGCGAGACAAGCTTGGATCGCGTAAAAATTCCGATGGCAGCGTTGCCTCGCAACCCGCCAAGGAGGCGCTGTGA
- a CDS encoding ABC transporter ATP-binding protein produces MTLLRVSHLAKSFGGVKAVDDVSFDLHAGQLLALIGPNGAGKSTCFNMLNGQLRPSAGSILFDGHEIAGKRPRDIWRLGVGRTFQIAATFNSMTVIENVQMALVSRDRQLFNLWKPASSIHADEAIALLEQVGMAAHAKRACGVLAYGDVKRVELAIALANKPKLLLMDEPTAGMAPKERNDLMALTKQLVIDHKLGVLFTEHSMDVVFAYADKLIVLARGKLIGEGDAETVRNDPRVREVYFGTGKSFTPRASLAADGVA; encoded by the coding sequence GTGACCCTTCTGCGCGTCTCTCATCTCGCGAAGTCGTTCGGCGGCGTCAAAGCAGTCGACGACGTTTCCTTCGACCTGCACGCAGGACAGTTGCTCGCGCTGATTGGTCCGAACGGTGCCGGCAAGTCGACCTGCTTCAACATGCTCAACGGGCAGTTGAGGCCAAGCGCAGGTTCGATCCTCTTCGATGGTCACGAGATCGCCGGCAAACGCCCGCGCGATATCTGGCGTCTTGGCGTTGGCCGCACCTTCCAGATCGCCGCGACTTTCAATTCCATGACGGTGATTGAAAACGTGCAGATGGCGCTTGTTTCGCGGGACCGGCAGCTATTCAACCTGTGGAAACCGGCATCGTCCATTCACGCCGATGAAGCGATCGCACTGCTCGAACAAGTGGGCATGGCGGCGCATGCGAAGCGCGCGTGCGGCGTGCTGGCTTACGGCGATGTAAAGCGCGTCGAACTGGCCATCGCACTTGCCAATAAACCAAAACTCCTGCTGATGGACGAACCGACGGCGGGCATGGCGCCCAAGGAACGCAACGACCTGATGGCGCTGACCAAACAACTGGTGATCGACCACAAGCTTGGTGTGCTCTTCACCGAGCACAGCATGGACGTGGTGTTCGCCTACGCCGACAAACTGATCGTGCTCGCTCGCGGCAAGCTGATTGGCGAGGGGGACGCGGAAACCGTCCGCAACGATCCACGTGTGCGCGAAGTGTATTTCGGCACGGGAAAATCTTTCACGCCGCGTGCGTCACTCGCGGCAGACGGAGTCGCGTAA
- a CDS encoding ABC transporter ATP-binding protein, with translation MNPATQDKSMLKVSGLNAFYGRAQILYDVELEVGRGEVVALMGRNGAGKSTTMKALMGMLPSRQGAINFCGHDIAKLPPYRIARLGMGFVPEDRRVFGDLTVMENLDTGRQPPRDDAPRWTPEKLFRLFPNLGEMPNRPGSQMSGGEQQMLTVSRTLMGNPTLVLLDEPSEGVAPIIVEQMANMILELKREGLSILLSEQNMHFAELVSDRAYVLEKGQIRFGGTIDELARDEAVRRAYLSV, from the coding sequence ATGAACCCGGCCACTCAAGACAAGAGCATGCTGAAAGTCTCCGGCCTGAACGCGTTCTATGGCCGCGCGCAGATCCTGTACGACGTTGAACTCGAAGTCGGCCGCGGTGAAGTGGTCGCGCTGATGGGCCGCAACGGCGCGGGCAAGTCGACGACAATGAAAGCGCTGATGGGCATGCTGCCGTCGCGGCAGGGAGCGATCAATTTCTGCGGGCATGACATCGCGAAGCTGCCGCCGTACCGTATTGCGCGACTCGGCATGGGCTTCGTGCCAGAAGACCGGCGCGTGTTCGGCGACCTGACAGTCATGGAGAATCTCGATACCGGCCGCCAGCCTCCGCGCGACGACGCACCTCGCTGGACACCGGAAAAACTGTTCCGCCTGTTCCCGAATCTTGGTGAGATGCCGAATCGCCCGGGCAGCCAGATGAGCGGCGGCGAGCAGCAAATGCTGACCGTGTCGCGTACGCTGATGGGCAACCCTACGCTGGTGTTGCTTGATGAACCGTCTGAGGGCGTGGCGCCGATCATCGTTGAGCAGATGGCGAACATGATTCTCGAGTTGAAGCGCGAGGGGCTGTCTATCTTGCTGTCCGAGCAGAACATGCATTTCGCCGAGCTTGTCAGCGACCGTGCGTATGTGCTCGAAAAAGGACAGATTCGGTTTGGCGGCACCATAGACGAGCTCGCCCGCGACGAAGCGGTGCGGCGGGCCTACCTGAGTGTTTAA
- a CDS encoding ABC transporter substrate-binding protein, which produces MTTRVGSLLRLTAFMVAPLATALVSVGAAAQTIKIGEINSYKAQPAFLGPYKNGWNMALDEVNAAGGIDGKKLEVISRDDNGNPGDTVRVAQELITGEQVSLLFGGFLSNTGLALADYAKQRKVFFLAAEPLTDKIVWQDGNKYTYRLRPSTYMQVAMLVPEAAKLHKKRWAVVYPNYEYGQSAVATFKRLLKAAQPDVEFVADQAAPLGKLDAGAVTQALADAKPDAIFNVEFAADLGKFVREGNTRGLFKDVSVVSLLTGEPEYLDPLGSEAPVGWIVTGYPWYSIDTPANRKFVAAYETKYHDYPRVGSVVGYSALMSIADGLKKAKSTDPDKLAAAFKGLKVDTPFGPITYRAQDNQSTMGAYVGTTALKDGKGIMTNYRYIDGASVQPSDAEVAKLRAAD; this is translated from the coding sequence ATGACCACGCGTGTTGGATCGTTGCTGCGCTTAACCGCCTTCATGGTTGCGCCCCTGGCCACCGCTTTAGTGTCGGTCGGCGCTGCCGCTCAGACCATCAAGATTGGCGAGATCAACAGTTATAAAGCGCAGCCCGCGTTCCTCGGTCCGTATAAGAACGGCTGGAACATGGCGCTCGACGAGGTCAACGCGGCAGGTGGTATCGATGGCAAGAAGCTTGAGGTCATCTCGCGCGACGACAACGGCAACCCCGGCGATACGGTACGCGTCGCGCAGGAATTGATCACGGGCGAACAGGTCTCGCTGCTGTTCGGCGGGTTCCTGTCGAACACCGGGTTGGCGCTCGCCGACTATGCCAAGCAACGCAAGGTTTTCTTCCTGGCTGCTGAACCGCTGACCGACAAGATCGTCTGGCAGGACGGCAACAAGTACACGTATCGGCTGCGGCCGTCGACCTATATGCAGGTCGCGATGCTTGTGCCTGAAGCCGCGAAGCTGCACAAGAAACGCTGGGCGGTTGTCTATCCGAACTATGAATACGGCCAGTCGGCGGTGGCCACGTTCAAGCGTTTGCTGAAAGCGGCGCAGCCTGACGTTGAGTTCGTTGCGGACCAGGCGGCACCGCTTGGCAAGCTCGATGCGGGCGCGGTCACGCAAGCGCTGGCGGATGCGAAGCCCGACGCCATCTTCAACGTCGAGTTCGCCGCCGATCTTGGCAAGTTCGTGCGTGAGGGCAATACGCGTGGCCTGTTCAAGGATGTTTCAGTGGTGTCATTGCTGACGGGCGAGCCTGAATACCTCGATCCGCTCGGGTCCGAGGCGCCGGTCGGCTGGATCGTGACGGGGTATCCGTGGTATTCGATCGATACGCCTGCTAACCGTAAATTTGTCGCGGCCTACGAGACCAAGTATCACGACTATCCGCGGGTGGGATCGGTGGTGGGTTATTCGGCGTTGATGTCGATTGCGGATGGCTTGAAGAAGGCCAAGTCGACCGATCCGGACAAGCTTGCGGCGGCGTTCAAGGGCTTGAAGGTCGATACGCCGTTTGGTCCGATCACGTACCGCGCGCAGGACAACCAGTCAACGATGGGCGCGTATGTGGGTACCACGGCGTTGAAGGACGGCAAGGGTATCATGACGAACTACCGATACATCGATGGCGCGAGCGTCCAGCCATCGGACGCGGAAGTGGCGAAGCTGCGCGCGGCTGATTAA
- a CDS encoding AbrB/MazE/SpoVT family DNA-binding domain-containing protein, translating into MASPTVTSKGQATIPLDVRRQLGLGAGERIEFILNDEMVPANLPVTALKGIIRRPAKPVSIEDINSAIGEQGALAR; encoded by the coding sequence ATGGCATCCCCAACTGTGACATCTAAAGGGCAGGCAACTATTCCTCTGGACGTTCGCAGGCAGCTCGGGTTGGGTGCAGGGGAGCGCATCGAGTTCATCCTCAACGACGAAATGGTGCCTGCCAATCTCCCAGTGACCGCACTCAAAGGAATTATCCGCAGACCTGCGAAACCAGTGTCGATTGAGGACATCAACTCGGCAATCGGCGAGCAGGGAGCACTGGCTCGATGA
- a CDS encoding YSC84-related protein, which translates to MAKCFRLILLNLLLLFATSCSTSQIPPTNGVDPDLEAKARAALQQLYSTTPNAKLLQSRARAVLVFPEILKAGLIVGAEEGNGVMFGPDGKVMGYYNATSVSYGLQAGAQSFQEAMFLTTDSAIKYLQTSGGWSIGAGPSVVVVDSGTARSLTSTTLQSDVYAFIYGQQGLMAGVGIQGQKITKLSP; encoded by the coding sequence ATGGCCAAATGCTTCAGACTGATCCTTCTAAACCTGCTCTTGCTGTTTGCGACCTCCTGCTCGACTTCGCAAATACCCCCGACCAACGGGGTCGACCCCGATCTGGAGGCCAAGGCGCGCGCAGCGCTACAGCAGCTGTACAGCACCACGCCCAATGCGAAGTTACTCCAGTCCCGAGCGAGAGCCGTGCTCGTATTTCCGGAGATACTCAAAGCCGGTTTGATCGTCGGAGCCGAGGAAGGAAATGGCGTGATGTTCGGCCCGGATGGGAAAGTGATGGGCTACTACAATGCGACATCCGTTTCGTATGGTCTGCAAGCCGGCGCGCAATCGTTTCAGGAAGCCATGTTCCTCACGACCGATTCCGCAATCAAGTATCTGCAGACTAGTGGCGGCTGGTCGATTGGCGCGGGGCCGAGCGTTGTTGTCGTGGATTCCGGCACCGCACGGTCGCTGACATCGACCACGCTGCAATCGGACGTCTATGCGTTCATTTACGGCCAGCAAGGACTGATGGCCGGGGTAGGAATCCAGGGCCAGAAAATTACGAAGCTCAGTCCCTGA
- a CDS encoding IS4 family transposase yields the protein MVTESTPWTQTEFKQLELGDARLNKRARLLMERMAADPMASVPKACQGWGETMAAYRFFDNDKVEWHAILEPHWQQTQERMQAHRVVLCVQDTSELDFNGQGAIGLGPLSYEAQRGMYLHPTYAVTPQREPLGILDAWMWAREKKDESGKRGGLKESVRWIEGYERIAEMAPSLPSTRLVYVADREADLMSLMLRAQELGTPADWLVRAAHNRCLPEGDKLWERTSRGEAVGQIAFTMASRHGVKARTVRQHLWVQHVELPAGKGKCIAATCLVAREFDAPAGVKPIEWRLLTNRTASTVEEAVELIDWYRARWEVEILFNILKNACRVEALQLGTIERLERALALFLVVAWRVAYLMRLGRTCPDLDAHLFFDPDEIRSAYLLTKTRAPAQPKLNEVLRLIARLGGFLGRKGDGEPGAKTIWLGLREVHVAAKTLRLLRHDDGDDTSV from the coding sequence TTGGTCACCGAATCGACGCCCTGGACCCAGACGGAATTCAAACAGCTCGAGCTCGGCGATGCGCGCCTGAACAAGCGAGCGAGGCTTTTGATGGAAAGAATGGCGGCGGACCCGATGGCCAGCGTGCCCAAGGCATGCCAGGGCTGGGGCGAGACGATGGCGGCGTACCGCTTCTTCGACAACGACAAGGTCGAATGGCATGCGATTTTGGAGCCGCATTGGCAGCAGACGCAGGAGCGCATGCAGGCCCATCGTGTCGTGCTCTGCGTGCAGGACACATCAGAGCTGGATTTCAACGGACAAGGCGCGATCGGACTCGGGCCACTGAGCTATGAAGCCCAGCGGGGCATGTATCTGCATCCGACCTACGCGGTCACGCCGCAGCGCGAGCCGTTGGGCATTCTGGATGCGTGGATGTGGGCGCGGGAGAAGAAGGACGAATCCGGCAAGCGTGGCGGACTCAAGGAGAGTGTGCGCTGGATCGAGGGCTATGAGCGCATTGCCGAGATGGCGCCGAGCCTGCCCTCCACGCGTTTGGTGTATGTGGCTGACCGCGAAGCGGATCTGATGTCGCTGATGTTGCGAGCGCAGGAGCTGGGCACGCCGGCAGACTGGCTGGTACGAGCCGCTCATAATCGCTGCCTGCCGGAGGGAGACAAGCTGTGGGAGCGCACGAGCCGTGGGGAAGCTGTCGGGCAAATCGCCTTCACGATGGCTTCGCGCCATGGCGTCAAAGCACGCACGGTGCGCCAGCACCTGTGGGTGCAACACGTGGAGTTGCCCGCGGGCAAAGGCAAGTGCATCGCTGCGACGTGCCTGGTCGCGCGCGAGTTCGATGCGCCAGCGGGCGTTAAGCCGATCGAATGGCGTCTGTTGACCAATCGCACGGCCAGCACGGTGGAGGAGGCAGTCGAACTGATCGATTGGTATCGAGCGCGCTGGGAAGTGGAAATCTTGTTCAACATCCTGAAGAACGCGTGCCGTGTCGAGGCGCTTCAGTTGGGCACGATCGAACGGCTCGAGCGCGCGTTAGCGCTGTTTCTGGTGGTGGCTTGGCGTGTGGCTTATTTGATGCGGCTCGGACGAACCTGCCCGGATCTGGACGCGCACCTGTTCTTCGATCCCGATGAAATTCGCTCCGCCTACCTGCTCACGAAAACCCGAGCGCCGGCCCAACCGAAGCTCAACGAAGTATTGCGACTGATCGCGCGCCTGGGAGGTTTCCTTGGCCGCAAGGGCGACGGCGAACCCGGAGCAAAGACCATCTGGCTCGGCCTCAGAGAAGTTCATGTCGCTGCAAAAACATTGCGCCTCTTACGCCACGACGATGGTGACGACACTTCTGTATAA